A section of the Brevundimonas sp. AJA228-03 genome encodes:
- a CDS encoding HIT family protein — translation MTLHAPYDPSNIFAKILRGEIPAVKVWEDDAVLVFMDVFPQSEGHVLVISKTSQARNLLEVEPETLAALTAATRRTAAAVVKALSPDGFSIMQFNGEAGGQTVFHLHFHIIPRWTDRPLKGHGQAGMADMDALKATAERIRAALA, via the coding sequence ATGACCCTGCACGCCCCCTACGACCCGTCCAACATTTTCGCGAAGATCCTCCGCGGCGAGATCCCCGCCGTGAAGGTCTGGGAGGACGATGCCGTTCTCGTCTTCATGGACGTCTTCCCCCAGTCCGAGGGCCATGTCCTGGTGATCTCGAAGACCTCGCAGGCCCGCAACCTGCTGGAGGTCGAGCCGGAGACCCTGGCCGCCCTGACCGCCGCGACCCGGCGCACCGCGGCCGCCGTGGTGAAGGCCCTGTCGCCCGACGGCTTTTCCATCATGCAGTTCAACGGCGAGGCCGGCGGCCAGACCGTCTTCCACCTGCATTTCCACATCATCCCCCGCTGGACGGACCGCCCGCTGAAGGGCCATGGTCAGGCCGGGATGGCCGACATGGACGCGCTGAAGGCGACGGCCGAACGGATCCGGGCGGCGCTTGCCTAG
- the surE gene encoding 5'/3'-nucleotidase SurE yields MRILLTNDDGIEAEGLACLERIARTLGGDPGSSSAKRGSPENDVWIVAPQEEQSGKGRGITLTEPLRVNRFGDRRFSVTGTPTDCVVLAVNDLMPERPDLVLSGVNRGHNVGEDCSYSGTVAGALQGMAFGIRSIALSQSLERFHDEVTAHWETAEAFAPAIISRLLTQSWEAGVVMNLNFPARPPGDVTEVEVTVQGFRQAGEMHAVKRTDLRGRDYYWMSFRGTKQDHAPGTDLRAMDDGKISVTPLHIDLTHRPSVHDLKGVLGGVPPR; encoded by the coding sequence ATGAGAATCCTCCTGACCAACGACGACGGGATCGAGGCCGAGGGGCTGGCGTGTCTCGAACGGATCGCCCGGACCCTGGGCGGCGACCCGGGCTCAAGTAGCGCGAAGCGCGGTAGCCCAGAGAATGATGTCTGGATCGTCGCCCCGCAGGAGGAGCAGTCGGGCAAGGGGCGGGGGATCACCCTGACCGAGCCGCTGCGGGTCAACCGGTTCGGCGACAGGCGGTTCTCGGTCACGGGGACGCCGACGGACTGCGTCGTGCTGGCGGTCAATGACCTGATGCCCGAGCGGCCCGATCTGGTGCTGTCGGGCGTTAACCGGGGGCACAATGTGGGCGAGGACTGCTCCTATTCCGGCACGGTCGCGGGGGCGCTGCAGGGCATGGCTTTCGGCATCCGCTCCATCGCCCTGAGCCAGTCGCTGGAGCGGTTTCACGACGAGGTCACCGCCCATTGGGAAACCGCGGAAGCCTTCGCCCCCGCCATCATCAGCCGCCTGCTGACCCAGAGCTGGGAGGCCGGGGTGGTGATGAACCTGAACTTCCCCGCCCGTCCGCCCGGGGACGTGACCGAGGTCGAGGTGACCGTGCAGGGCTTTCGTCAGGCGGGAGAGATGCACGCCGTCAAACGCACCGATCTGCGCGGCCGCGACTACTACTGGATGAGCTTTCGCGGCACGAAACAGGACCACGCGCCGGGCACCGACCTGCGGGCGATGGACGACGGAAAGATCAGCGTCACGCCGCTGCACATCGACCTGACCCACAGGCCCAGCGTCCACGATCTGAAGGGCGTGCTGGGCGGGGTGCCGCCCAGATGA
- the yajC gene encoding preprotein translocase subunit YajC produces MTPTADGGPVALIVQFLPFVAIFVLFYFLLIRPQQKRAKEHQALIAAVKRGDTIVLSSGLIGKVTRVEEAEVNMEIAPSVNVRVVKAMIAEVRNRTAIAANDAKPAPKAVAKS; encoded by the coding sequence ATGACACCTACCGCTGACGGCGGCCCTGTGGCCCTCATCGTGCAGTTCCTGCCCTTCGTCGCCATCTTCGTGCTGTTCTACTTCCTGCTGATCCGTCCGCAGCAGAAGCGCGCCAAGGAGCATCAGGCGCTGATCGCCGCGGTCAAGCGCGGCGACACCATCGTCCTGTCGTCGGGCCTGATCGGCAAGGTGACGCGGGTGGAAGAGGCCGAGGTCAATATGGAGATCGCGCCGTCGGTCAACGTCCGCGTGGTCAAGGCCATGATCGCCGAGGTGCGCAATCGCACCGCCATCGCCGCCAACGACGCAAAACCTGCCCCCAAGGCCGTCGCCAAGTCCTGA
- a CDS encoding protein-L-isoaspartate(D-aspartate) O-methyltransferase yields the protein MNLHDDRAGRLILSLRQQGVTDPGVLAAMESIDRAVFVHEKFLDQAWEDQALPIDCAQTISQPYIVGLMTQALDVQARHRVLEIGTGSGYQCAVLSRLARYVYSVERYRSLLVEAEGRLRTLEIDNVITRHSDGGLGWPEQAPFDRIMVTAASPTEPTELLKQLKPGGVLVCPVGRTSVQMLHRYSGQADGSFRRESLCEVRFVPLVEGTAKEG from the coding sequence ATGAACCTCCACGACGACCGCGCCGGGCGGCTGATCCTGTCGCTGCGCCAGCAGGGGGTGACGGACCCCGGTGTGCTGGCGGCGATGGAATCCATCGACCGCGCCGTGTTCGTGCATGAGAAATTCCTCGATCAGGCGTGGGAGGATCAGGCCCTGCCGATCGACTGCGCCCAGACGATCTCCCAGCCCTATATCGTCGGGCTGATGACCCAGGCGCTGGACGTCCAGGCCCGCCACCGGGTGCTGGAGATCGGCACCGGCAGTGGATACCAGTGCGCGGTGCTGAGCCGCCTGGCGCGCTATGTCTATTCGGTCGAACGCTATCGCAGCCTGCTGGTCGAGGCGGAAGGCCGGCTGCGGACGCTGGAGATCGACAATGTCATCACCCGCCATTCCGACGGCGGCCTGGGCTGGCCGGAGCAGGCTCCGTTCGACCGGATCATGGTCACGGCCGCCTCGCCGACCGAGCCGACCGAACTGCTGAAACAGCTGAAGCCCGGCGGCGTGCTGGTCTGCCCGGTGGGTCGCACATCGGTGCAGATGCTGCATCGCTATTCCGGCCAGGCCGACGGATCGTTCCGGCGCGAAAGCCTGTGCGAGGTCCGGTTCGTGCCCCTGGTCGAGGGGACGGCGAAGGAGGGGTGA
- the gcvA gene encoding transcriptional regulator GcvA, producing MARPLLPLNALRAFESAARHLNFTRAADELSVTPGAVSQQIRLLEDTVGGPLFRREAKGLQITDLGRAAAPLLREGFERLMDASALLREPPRRRQISVSVAPSFAAKWLMPRMDDFHAAHPEIEVWISADMEPADLTEGAADLAVRYGPGNYGGHVSQLLMTETVLPVCAPRLMTGDRPIRSPGDLAHHTLLHDVSSDADPSRPDWPMWLKARKVRHPDPRRGSRYNQSSLLIEAAIAGRGVALAKRTLAQADLASGRLVAPFADGSEAVGFAYHVVMPRDRPASASALAFVTWLKRQAVDHDNNMDPL from the coding sequence ATGGCCAGACCCCTGCTTCCCCTCAACGCCCTGCGCGCCTTTGAAAGCGCCGCCCGGCACCTGAACTTCACCCGCGCCGCCGACGAACTGTCCGTCACGCCCGGTGCCGTCAGCCAGCAGATCCGCCTTCTGGAGGACACCGTGGGTGGCCCCCTGTTCCGGCGGGAGGCGAAGGGCCTGCAGATCACCGACCTGGGCCGGGCCGCCGCGCCTCTGCTGCGCGAAGGCTTCGAGCGGTTGATGGACGCCTCGGCCCTGCTGCGCGAGCCGCCCCGGCGCCGGCAGATCTCGGTCAGCGTGGCACCCAGCTTCGCCGCCAAATGGCTGATGCCCCGCATGGACGACTTCCACGCCGCCCACCCGGAGATCGAGGTGTGGATTTCCGCCGACATGGAGCCGGCCGACCTTACCGAGGGCGCCGCAGACCTCGCCGTCCGCTACGGCCCCGGCAACTACGGCGGCCATGTCTCGCAGTTGCTGATGACGGAGACGGTCCTGCCGGTCTGCGCCCCGCGTCTGATGACGGGCGATCGCCCCATCCGCTCGCCCGGCGACCTGGCCCACCACACCCTGCTGCACGACGTCTCGTCCGACGCCGACCCGAGCCGTCCGGACTGGCCCATGTGGCTGAAGGCGCGAAAGGTCCGCCACCCCGATCCGCGCCGGGGCTCGCGCTACAACCAGTCCAGCCTGCTGATCGAGGCGGCCATCGCCGGTCGCGGCGTCGCCCTGGCCAAGCGCACCCTGGCCCAGGCGGACCTGGCCTCCGGTCGCCTGGTGGCCCCCTTTGCCGACGGGTCCGAGGCGGTCGGTTTCGCCTATCACGTCGTCATGCCGCGCGACCGCCCCGCCTCCGCCAGCGCCCTGGCCTTCGTGACCTGGCTGAAGCGCCAGGCGGTCGATCATGATAACAACATGGATCCGCTGTAG
- the serS gene encoding serine--tRNA ligase: MHDIRAIRETPEAFVAGWSARGFSHEEAKGLVDQILALDTDLRAAQTAGQDALARRNAASKLIGAAMGRKDMAEADRLKAEVEGLKGEIAAAEAVEAEKGRALRDLLAAQKNLAAADVPDGTDEDGNVEVSVWGEVTATRAAWLKPAKNHADLGEALGLLDFEAAARMSGARFAVLKGGLARLERAIGQFMLDLQTTEHGYLEVNPPFLVRDEAMFGTGQLPKFEDDLFKTSFEAIDPTDLTNVAPPILAILNALLAHPNPSDLDYEEPYGLTDQERMVFFLEWLSDPANMDKAFRWNRAEIRSKFNTANELKSATSHRLYLIPTAEVSLTNLVREQITPEEELPLRLTALTPCFRAEAGSAGRDTRGLIRQHQFHKVELVSITRPEDSDAEHERMTTCAEAVLKRLELPYRRMLLCKGDMGFSAKKTFDLEVWLPSQGTYREISSVSNCGDFQARRMDARFKRAAGGKPEFVHTLNGSGLAVGRTLVAIMENYQDEGGRIAVPAALVPYMGGVTHVGG; the protein is encoded by the coding sequence ATGCATGACATCCGCGCCATCCGAGAGACTCCCGAAGCCTTTGTGGCGGGCTGGTCGGCGCGGGGCTTCTCGCATGAGGAGGCGAAAGGCCTGGTCGATCAGATTCTGGCCTTGGATACCGACCTGCGGGCCGCCCAGACGGCCGGGCAGGACGCCCTGGCCCGGCGCAATGCGGCCTCGAAGCTGATCGGCGCCGCCATGGGCAGGAAGGACATGGCCGAGGCCGACCGGCTGAAGGCCGAGGTCGAGGGGCTGAAGGGCGAGATCGCGGCGGCGGAGGCCGTCGAGGCGGAGAAGGGCAGGGCCTTGCGCGACCTGCTGGCGGCGCAGAAGAACCTCGCCGCCGCCGATGTGCCGGACGGCACCGACGAGGACGGCAACGTCGAGGTGTCGGTCTGGGGCGAAGTGACGGCGACCCGCGCTGCTTGGCTGAAGCCCGCGAAAAACCATGCCGATCTCGGCGAGGCGCTGGGGCTGCTCGACTTCGAGGCCGCGGCGCGGATGTCGGGCGCTCGATTCGCGGTGCTGAAGGGCGGCCTCGCCAGGCTGGAGCGGGCGATCGGGCAGTTCATGCTGGACCTGCAGACGACCGAGCACGGCTATCTGGAGGTCAATCCACCCTTTCTGGTGCGCGATGAGGCGATGTTCGGGACTGGGCAGTTGCCGAAGTTTGAGGATGACCTCTTCAAGACGTCGTTTGAAGCGATCGATCCAACTGACCTAACGAATGTCGCTCCGCCGATACTAGCAATTCTGAATGCCCTATTGGCTCATCCCAATCCAAGTGACCTAGACTACGAGGAACCGTATGGCCTGACCGATCAAGAACGCATGGTCTTTTTCTTGGAATGGCTCAGTGACCCCGCAAACATGGACAAAGCGTTCCGATGGAACCGAGCCGAAATTAGGTCGAAGTTCAACACTGCTAATGAGCTGAAATCAGCCACATCTCATCGACTTTACCTCATCCCCACCGCCGAAGTCTCCCTGACCAACCTCGTGCGTGAGCAGATCACGCCGGAGGAGGAACTGCCGCTGCGGCTGACCGCCCTGACGCCCTGTTTCCGGGCCGAGGCGGGGTCGGCGGGGCGGGATACGCGCGGGCTGATCCGCCAGCACCAGTTCCACAAGGTCGAGCTGGTCTCCATCACCCGGCCCGAGGACTCCGACGCCGAGCACGAGCGGATGACGACTTGTGCCGAGGCGGTGCTGAAGCGGCTGGAGCTGCCGTATCGCCGGATGCTGCTGTGCAAGGGCGACATGGGCTTTTCGGCGAAGAAGACCTTCGACCTGGAGGTCTGGCTGCCCAGCCAAGGGACCTATCGCGAGATCAGCTCGGTCTCCAACTGCGGGGACTTCCAGGCGCGGCGTATGGATGCGCGGTTCAAGCGGGCGGCGGGCGGCAAGCCGGAGTTCGTCCACACCCTGAACGGCAGTGGCCTCGCGGTCGGTCGCACCCTGGTGGCGATCATGGAAAACTATCAGGACGAAGGCGGCCGGATCGCGGTCCCGGCGGCCCTGGTGCCGTATATGGGCGGGGTCACGCATGTCGGCGGATGA
- a CDS encoding A24 family peptidase produces MSAAVVIAILMGLLGLIIGSFIAAVTVRMPRDEDIVFGRSHCMSCEAPLKAWHLVPVVSWLVQRGRCAMCGAAVSPRYLLIECGAAAIGVWAGLSGAGAGWVMVAATAVLGWQLLLIALIDAENFWLPDELTLPLIATGLIGAAVIAQGWPVASLIGAAFGFGFLWGLAALYRQIRKRDGLGGGDPILFAGAGAWVGWFGLPTVLLWACAAGFSVVLTLLITRRSVSGADRLPFGTLLAIGVWLTWLYGPLGVIR; encoded by the coding sequence ATGTCCGCAGCCGTCGTCATCGCCATCCTGATGGGCCTGCTCGGCCTGATCATCGGCAGCTTCATCGCCGCCGTGACGGTGCGCATGCCGCGGGATGAGGACATCGTCTTCGGCCGGTCGCACTGCATGAGTTGCGAGGCCCCGCTGAAGGCCTGGCATCTGGTGCCGGTGGTCAGCTGGCTGGTGCAGCGCGGGCGGTGCGCGATGTGCGGAGCGGCAGTGTCGCCGCGCTATCTGCTGATCGAGTGCGGGGCGGCGGCGATCGGGGTCTGGGCCGGGCTGTCCGGGGCCGGGGCCGGGTGGGTCATGGTCGCAGCCACGGCGGTGCTCGGCTGGCAGTTGCTGCTGATCGCCCTGATCGATGCGGAGAATTTCTGGCTGCCGGACGAACTGACCCTGCCGCTGATCGCGACCGGTCTGATCGGGGCGGCGGTCATCGCGCAGGGCTGGCCGGTCGCGTCCCTGATCGGTGCGGCCTTCGGGTTCGGGTTCCTCTGGGGGCTGGCCGCCCTCTACCGGCAGATCCGAAAGCGCGACGGGCTTGGCGGCGGCGATCCGATCCTGTTCGCCGGGGCCGGGGCCTGGGTCGGCTGGTTCGGCCTGCCCACCGTGCTGCTGTGGGCCTGCGCGGCCGGTTTCAGCGTGGTTCTGACGCTGCTGATCACCCGGCGGAGTGTCAGCGGTGCCGACCGGCTGCCGTTCGGGACCCTCCTGGCCATCGGCGTCTGGCTGACCTGGCTTTACGGCCCCCTGGGGGTGATCCGTTGA
- a CDS encoding ferrous iron transporter B encodes MDVAVRPVRVALVGNPNSGKTALFNALTGAHQKVANYAGVTVERKEGRVLAASGRSMSVLDLPGTYSLRARSPDEEVTRDAVLGRLQGEAVPDVIVAVADATNLRLVLRLILELKAVGRPMVLALNMYDIAQRQGLRIDLERLSRALDVPVFTTVATRKRGIAELVEGIETAAGPGWSSAGDGWTAPDAEALRSAHRRAEQIMRDCVRPPERPDTLTGRIDGVLLHPVAGLAILMVLLFVMFQAVFTWATPLMDGIEAGFGGLGVGVASVVPDTGPVWPLVQSLLVDGVIAGVGSVLVFLPQILILFLFIIVLEDFGYMARAAFLMDRIMGGAGLHGRAFIPLLSSFACAIPGIMAARVIDSKRDRLTTILVAPLMTCSARIPVYTLIIAAFIPNETVWGFANLQGLVMFGLYATGIVSALLVSFVIRKVFWRGAVEPFMMELPAYKAPDVKSVAINLWIRARIFMARAARIILPLMIVVWALSTFPYPPEGAVGPAIDWSFAGMIGHALEPLFAPIGFNWQMVVALVPGMAAREVAVAALGTVYAIGDPEAAGSLLGATLSAQWSLATGLSFLAWYVFAPQCVATLGVVKRELNSWKWMWVMIAYMFALAYGAAFVTYHAAVALGGG; translated from the coding sequence ATGGACGTCGCCGTCAGGCCCGTCCGGGTCGCGCTGGTCGGCAATCCCAACTCGGGCAAGACCGCGCTGTTCAATGCCCTGACCGGGGCCCACCAGAAGGTCGCCAACTACGCCGGCGTCACCGTCGAACGCAAGGAAGGCCGGGTGCTGGCCGCTTCGGGCCGGTCGATGTCGGTGCTGGACCTGCCGGGTACCTATTCCCTGCGCGCCCGCAGTCCCGACGAGGAGGTCACCCGCGACGCCGTGCTGGGCCGGTTACAGGGCGAGGCCGTGCCCGACGTCATCGTCGCCGTGGCCGATGCGACCAACCTGCGACTGGTTCTGCGGCTGATCCTGGAGCTGAAGGCCGTCGGTCGGCCGATGGTGCTGGCCCTCAACATGTACGACATCGCCCAGCGCCAGGGTCTGCGGATCGATCTGGAGCGACTGTCGCGTGCGCTGGACGTTCCGGTCTTCACCACCGTGGCGACGCGAAAGCGCGGCATCGCCGAACTGGTGGAGGGCATCGAGACGGCCGCCGGGCCGGGCTGGTCGTCGGCCGGCGATGGCTGGACCGCGCCGGACGCCGAGGCCCTGCGCAGTGCGCACCGCCGCGCCGAGCAGATCATGCGCGACTGCGTGCGCCCGCCCGAGCGACCCGACACCCTGACCGGCAGGATCGACGGTGTGCTGCTGCATCCCGTGGCCGGGCTGGCCATCCTGATGGTGCTGCTGTTCGTCATGTTCCAGGCGGTCTTCACCTGGGCCACGCCGCTGATGGACGGGATCGAGGCGGGCTTCGGCGGGCTGGGCGTCGGTGTCGCATCCGTCGTTCCCGACACCGGGCCGGTCTGGCCCTTGGTGCAGAGCCTGCTGGTCGATGGCGTCATCGCCGGCGTCGGATCGGTGCTGGTCTTCCTGCCCCAGATCCTGATCCTGTTCCTGTTCATCATCGTGCTGGAGGACTTCGGCTATATGGCCCGGGCGGCCTTCCTGATGGACCGAATCATGGGTGGCGCGGGCCTGCACGGGCGGGCCTTCATTCCGCTGCTGTCCAGCTTTGCCTGCGCCATTCCGGGGATCATGGCGGCGCGGGTGATCGATTCGAAGCGCGACCGGCTGACGACCATCCTGGTGGCGCCGCTGATGACCTGCTCGGCCCGCATCCCGGTCTATACGCTGATCATCGCCGCCTTCATTCCGAACGAGACGGTCTGGGGCTTCGCCAACCTGCAGGGGCTGGTGATGTTCGGCCTCTATGCGACGGGCATCGTCAGCGCGCTTCTGGTCTCCTTCGTCATCCGCAAGGTGTTCTGGAGAGGGGCGGTGGAGCCCTTCATGATGGAGCTGCCGGCCTACAAGGCGCCGGACGTGAAGTCGGTGGCGATCAATCTGTGGATCCGGGCGCGCATCTTCATGGCGCGGGCGGCCAGGATCATCCTGCCCTTGATGATCGTGGTCTGGGCCCTGTCGACCTTCCCCTATCCGCCCGAGGGGGCCGTCGGCCCGGCGATCGACTGGTCGTTCGCCGGCATGATCGGTCATGCGCTGGAGCCGCTGTTCGCGCCGATCGGCTTCAACTGGCAGATGGTCGTGGCCCTGGTGCCCGGCATGGCGGCGCGCGAGGTTGCGGTGGCGGCGCTCGGCACCGTCTATGCCATCGGCGATCCGGAGGCGGCGGGAAGCCTGCTGGGCGCGACGCTGTCGGCGCAGTGGTCGCTGGCGACGGGCCTGAGCTTCCTGGCCTGGTATGTCTTCGCGCCCCAGTGCGTAGCGACGCTGGGGGTGGTGAAGCGCGAGCTGAACAGCTGGAAATGGATGTGGGTGATGATCGCCTACATGTTCGCCCTGGCCTATGGCGCGGCCTTCGTGACCTATCACGCCGCCGTCGCCCTGGGTGGCGGCTGA
- a CDS encoding peptidoglycan DD-metalloendopeptidase family protein: MRVLNGLTAMLLLGGALATTACASYPAEPRYSTRPMSGYGTGAASGQPGGQPQAPAVEPPPYEAPPPATVPYETIEGGALPPPSSAGTTTGNLNGGSYPPPPAYEPPPPPPADQPPGAPVTTSAGAAYTIRSGDTISGIGRRFQTPVQTLIDLNGLGPRGAITVGREIILPDSAVDTGPDPYATGPAPRGVMVPENGVVPPPPPPPSGNPAAPPPPRQPASAGQVGTAPVGTSVAMQWPVRGEIVRRFGPVGMGERNNGINIGASAGATVVASADGRVAYVGDLVGQGLTVLIVHRDGWRTVYGHLGSATVDDGADVRAGQQIGTVGLTAGDGRPSIHYETRRMQGDVPVAIDPLTVLPR; the protein is encoded by the coding sequence ATGCGGGTTTTGAATGGGCTGACGGCGATGCTGCTGCTGGGCGGGGCGTTGGCGACGACGGCGTGCGCCAGCTATCCGGCCGAGCCGCGCTATTCGACCCGACCGATGTCGGGATACGGCACAGGCGCCGCATCGGGACAGCCGGGGGGCCAGCCCCAGGCCCCTGCCGTCGAGCCGCCGCCCTACGAGGCCCCGCCGCCCGCGACCGTGCCCTATGAGACCATCGAGGGCGGGGCGCTGCCGCCGCCGTCATCGGCCGGCACGACGACCGGAAACCTGAACGGCGGCAGCTATCCGCCGCCTCCGGCCTATGAGCCGCCGCCGCCCCCGCCCGCCGATCAACCGCCCGGCGCGCCGGTGACGACCAGCGCCGGGGCCGCCTATACGATCCGCAGCGGCGACACGATCTCGGGCATCGGACGCCGGTTCCAGACGCCGGTACAGACCCTGATCGACCTGAACGGCCTGGGGCCGCGCGGCGCGATCACGGTCGGCCGGGAGATCATCCTGCCCGACAGCGCCGTCGATACCGGACCGGACCCCTATGCGACCGGGCCCGCCCCCAGAGGCGTGATGGTGCCCGAGAACGGTGTCGTGCCGCCGCCGCCTCCGCCGCCCTCGGGCAATCCGGCCGCGCCGCCGCCCCCGCGCCAGCCCGCGTCCGCGGGTCAGGTGGGCACTGCGCCCGTCGGCACCTCGGTCGCGATGCAGTGGCCGGTGCGGGGCGAGATCGTGCGCCGGTTCGGGCCGGTCGGCATGGGCGAGCGTAACAACGGCATCAATATCGGGGCCTCGGCCGGAGCGACCGTGGTCGCGTCCGCCGACGGGCGCGTGGCCTATGTCGGCGATCTCGTGGGGCAGGGGCTGACGGTCCTGATCGTCCACCGCGACGGCTGGCGCACGGTCTATGGCCATCTGGGCTCGGCGACCGTTGACGACGGGGCGGACGTCCGCGCGGGCCAGCAGATCGGCACCGTGGGCCTGACGGCCGGCGACGGCCGACCCTCGATCCACTACGAAACCCGGCGCATGCAGGGCGACGTGCCGGTGGCGATCGATCCGCTGACGGTGCTGCCCCGCTAG
- a CDS encoding TetR/AcrR family transcriptional regulator has translation MLERTINKLGHRIGARGGRTRAAILDATRRLLERRHLGELRVADVAAEAGVSPSNFYTYFKTVEEPVLALCEAAAVDFQPLSRHLDGDWSAEQAFSAARAYVVDVLMIWRDHGPVLRIEHMLADKGEAGFVEARVRRLRRVHLSLERRIAVAHATGYHAPGLDPRLASYEVANLVESVAAGFELMRRGDTPSDAILDTTAHIVVKLVTGR, from the coding sequence ATGCTCGAGCGCACCATCAACAAGCTGGGCCATCGCATCGGCGCGCGGGGCGGGCGCACGCGCGCGGCCATCCTCGATGCCACCCGGCGCCTGCTGGAACGCCGGCACCTGGGCGAGCTGCGCGTCGCCGACGTCGCGGCCGAGGCCGGAGTATCTCCGTCGAATTTCTACACCTATTTCAAGACGGTGGAGGAACCTGTTCTGGCCCTGTGCGAGGCGGCGGCCGTCGATTTCCAGCCCCTGTCGCGCCATCTGGACGGCGACTGGTCGGCCGAGCAGGCCTTCTCTGCCGCCCGTGCCTATGTCGTCGATGTGCTGATGATCTGGCGCGACCACGGCCCGGTCCTGCGCATCGAGCATATGCTGGCCGACAAGGGCGAGGCGGGGTTCGTCGAGGCCCGCGTGCGACGCCTGCGCCGCGTGCACCTGTCGCTGGAACGCCGCATCGCCGTGGCGCACGCCACCGGCTATCACGCGCCCGGTCTCGATCCGCGCCTGGCCTCCTATGAGGTCGCCAACCTGGTGGAGTCGGTCGCTGCGGGGTTCGAGCTGATGCGGCGTGGGGACACCCCGTCCGACGCCATCCTCGACACGACGGCCCATATCGTCGTGAAACTGGTCACGGGGCGCTGA
- a CDS encoding FeoA family protein, with translation MSNVIPLSEARLGDKGVITRVGTDARDEHGAELERRLLELGLVEGAVIQLLHQGAIGRDPMALKVDDMRVALRRREARGLTIELFAQAAE, from the coding sequence ATGAGCAACGTCATTCCCCTGTCCGAAGCGCGTCTGGGCGACAAGGGTGTCATCACCCGGGTCGGCACCGATGCCCGCGACGAGCACGGGGCCGAGCTGGAACGCCGCCTGCTGGAACTGGGTCTGGTCGAGGGGGCCGTGATCCAGCTGCTGCATCAGGGGGCCATCGGCAGGGATCCCATGGCCCTGAAGGTGGACGACATGCGCGTCGCCCTTCGTCGCCGTGAGGCGCGCGGGCTGACCATCGAACTGTTCGCTCAAGCCGCCGAGTAG
- a CDS encoding cysteine synthase A codes for MPATSVIDLIGYTPLIRLNRLSEQTGCEILGKAEFMNPGGSVKDRAALSIVRTARADGSLKPGGTIVEGTAGNTGIGLALVGAALGHPVVIVIPRTQSEEKKSAIRALGARLIEVDAAPFSSPNHFVHYSGRLAQELNVSEPNGAIWANQFDNTANRDAHYTGTGPEIWDQTGGRIDGFVSAVGSGGTIVGAGTYLKARDPAVQVALADPAGAALFNWFTRGEMTAEGSSITEGIGVARITGNLAGFTPDHAYRIEDAEFLPLLFDLVVHEGLSLGGSAGVNIAGAVRLARQLGPGKTIVTILCDPGSRYASRLFNAEFLAGKGLPVPPWASA; via the coding sequence ATGCCCGCGACGTCCGTCATCGATCTCATCGGCTACACGCCGCTGATCCGGCTGAACCGCCTGTCGGAACAGACCGGCTGCGAGATTCTGGGCAAGGCCGAGTTCATGAACCCCGGCGGGTCGGTCAAGGACCGGGCGGCCCTGTCGATCGTCCGGACGGCGCGGGCCGACGGCTCGCTGAAGCCGGGCGGCACCATCGTGGAGGGGACGGCGGGCAACACCGGCATCGGGCTCGCCCTGGTCGGGGCGGCGCTGGGCCATCCGGTAGTGATCGTCATTCCCCGCACCCAGTCCGAGGAAAAGAAGTCCGCAATCCGGGCCCTGGGGGCCCGGCTGATCGAGGTGGATGCCGCGCCCTTCTCCAGCCCGAACCATTTCGTCCACTATTCCGGGCGCCTGGCGCAGGAACTGAATGTGTCGGAACCGAACGGCGCAATCTGGGCCAACCAGTTCGACAACACCGCCAACCGCGACGCCCACTACACCGGCACGGGCCCCGAGATCTGGGACCAGACCGGCGGGCGCATCGACGGCTTCGTCAGCGCGGTGGGGTCGGGCGGCACGATCGTCGGGGCGGGGACCTATCTGAAGGCGCGTGATCCGGCGGTCCAGGTCGCGCTGGCGGACCCGGCGGGCGCGGCGCTGTTCAACTGGTTCACCCGCGGCGAGATGACGGCCGAGGGGTCGTCGATCACCGAGGGCATCGGCGTGGCGCGGATCACCGGCAATCTGGCTGGCTTCACGCCCGACCACGCCTATCGCATCGAGGACGCCGAATTCCTGCCCCTGCTGTTCGACCTGGTGGTCCATGAAGGGTTGTCGCTGGGCGGATCGGCGGGGGTGAACATCGCCGGGGCGGTGCGGCTGGCGCGCCAGCTGGGGCCGGGCAAGACGATCGTCACCATCCTGTGCGACCCGGGCTCGCGCTATGCGTCCCGGCTGTTCAATGCGGAATTCCTGGCCGGCAAGGGCCTGCCGGTGCCGCCGTGGGCGTCCGCGTGA